A stretch of DNA from Candidatus Pantoea bituminis:
TAAGGTAGTTAATGATTAACACAATCATCATGCTAAACACGGCCACCGATGAGGCGTAACCGAAATAGTGCAGATCGAAACCCTGCTTATACATAAAGATATTGGTGACCATAGTTGACGTTCCCGGCCCGCCTTGCGTCATCACATAAACCAGATCGAAGGCTTTTAGGCTGGCGATCACAGTCAACAGCAGTGCAATACGCAGCTCAGGACGTAGGCCTGGCAAGGTGATGCGCATGAATTTTTGCCGACGGGATGATCCATCTAAATCGGCCGCTTCCAACAATGAGGGATCCATACGCTGCAAGCCCGCCATAAACAGCACCAGACAAAAACCAAAGAAATACCAGGTAGCGACCATGCCAACGGCGGGCAGCGCCCAGGTAAAATCACCCAACCACGAGAGGGCTAATTGTGGCAAGCCTATGGCACGTAACACCTGATCAATGGGGCCAAAAGCCGGATTGTAGAGCCAGCGCCACACCACGCCCAACACCGCCATCGGCATGATATAAGGCAGGAAAAACAGGATACGCAGCACGCTGCGCTCTTTGTTATTGCGGGTGTCGTAGAGAAAGCTGCACAGCAACAGGCCAATGCTGATGGGCAGCAGCGTGTAAAACAGCATCAATACCGCATTGTTGCCCAACGCCACCCAAAATATCGGATCGCTGAACATCCGCATGTAGTTGCTGATACCGGTAAAAATCGGCAGCGACGTGCCATCCCATTCGGTAAAACTCACACCCAACGACGCCAGCAGCGGTAATAACAAAAACACCGCATAAACCAGCACCGCCGGCAGAAAATAGAGAAAATTACGCCAACCGCTTTGATTCAACATAACCGTACTCGTGGTCAGAACAACGATCTGGCCCGACGCAGAGCCGGGCCGCTCAGCTTACTTTTTCAGAGTTTGCAGGTAACGCTGATAGTTGTTATCGAAATTATTCACCATCTGATCGGCAGTTTGACGTCCGCCCAGCAGCAGTTGCACATTCTGATTCAACTCGGCGTTCATGGTTGGCGTAGCCCAGTCCACGTAATGCCCTAAACCATCATGGGCGTTAAGCGTTAACCAAACCTGATAAGCTTCAGCCAACAGTGCATTATCCGCTGGCATTTTGGCCTCTTTGTTGGTGCTGGCGGGCAGGAAGCCCACGCTCAACCAGCGGTTTGCCATGGTGTCTGAAACCATGTAATCAATGAATTTCGCGGCCGCATCTTGCTGCTCTTTGCTTTTAGCCGTACTGGTAACAGAGAAAGCTAAATCGGTGCCGCCCACCATTAAGGCATGCTGCACGCCCTCGCCCGCTGGCATGGCAGCAAAATGAATATCTTTGTTGTCTTTAAACTGGCCAAGATACCAGGTCCCGCTGATCAGAAAAGCTGCCTGCCCATTTTGGAACAGCGTAGCGGCATCATCATGACCAATGCCTTGAAAACCCGGGAAAAGATAGCCTTTCTCATTCCAGCTTTTCATCATATTGGCGGCTTTGACCAGCTTGTTATCTTTAAAGGTGCCGCCCACGTCGTAGATCAGATCATCCAGTTTTTTACGATCGCTGCTTTCAATTTGCGCCTGCCAAATCGTGCTGAGCAGCTGCTGACCCATGTTGCCATCCAGCAAGCCCAGCATCATCGGTGGAACGCCCTGCTCTTTAAGCTTCGCCATCGCGCTTTCCAGCTCAGGCAACGTTTTTGGCACTGCAATGCCCGCTTTATCCAGCAGCGCTTTGTTGTAATAGAGGCCGACCATTTCACCGAGGCTCGCCACGCCATACAGTTTGCCGCTGCCGAAGTCGCCGCTGTCGGACCAACGGTTACGTTTGAGAATGGAATCGGGGAAGCGCGTGGTCCAGCCGTCGCTGCTGGCATAGCTGTCGAGTGGCACCAGCAGTTTATCTTTCACCAGCGAACCCATATCGCCACCGCCTTGATTGACCTGCGCGATCTGCGGGCCGTCTCCGGCCGTTAATGCCAGCTTGAGCGGGATGCGCGTATCTTCAAACGAGTGAACCGAGCGATTGATCACAATGCCAGGATTCTGCTGCGAAAACGCTTTAATGCCCTGATCCACCGCTTCGGTCTGCTGCGGATAGTTGTAGATATCCCATTCATTCAGGGTGACGGCGGGTGCAGCATATGAAACGCTGCTCACCAGCAGGCCCGCCGCTATCAGGCGCGACAGCGCACGCACATTACGGATTCGGAACGAACGAACTGAGGAACTAGACATAATGCTCGGTTTCTCCATCACAGAACGGGCATCCCTTCATTTCACCGTCTGCCAATCCCGCAGACTGAAGCCGCACAGAAATTGCACTCCCACATACTTACTTTAATAAAAAAATAAAGTCAAACAGACGATACGGAGATACGTTGAGTTGTGAACTTGCGCAAATAAACACCATCACGTCGCCCTTACACGTCGTGTGTACTGGTTAACGGCAGCACAACCGATGAAAAAGCAACCATCCGCGTCAATTATCAGCATCTTATCTCGTACTTATCACATCAAAATAACCCCATGATAAAACATATGAAAATCCTATCACGCTCACATTTGCGACGTTTAATCGCGCCTTAAATGCGCCACAGACGGCGCAGCATGGGCGTGTCAGCGATCACAGATGTACTCGCCGTTGCGCTATAAACATTGCTTCCGGCCCCACTCCTGTGCGACAAGGTAATTATTCCATCTTGAAAACTAAGTCAGCTTTCATTAACGTAAAAACTGTTCATCTCCTGACCAACGAGAAACGATGATGGCGAATCAACCTGTTATTCGTCCGGCAACCCCAGCGGACTTCCCGGCGCTTTACCGCATCTGCCTGCAAACAGCGAATGTGGGAACCGATGCCAGCGCGCTTTATGCCGATCCTGAATACCCTGGCCAGCGCTTTGCAGTGCCTTATGCACGCTTCGCGCCTGACTTTGCTTTTGTATTAGAGAGTGAAAGTGAAGTGATGGGCTATGTGGTGGCTGCACCAGACACACGCGCTTTTGAAGCGCAGTTAGCGGCTGAATGGTGGCCGGTCTTGCAGCAAAAATACCAGCATCGCCAGCCGGTTGCGGCATTCGACAGCAAAATACTCGACAGCATTAACCATCCCGACGCAGCTGCCGAACAACTGGTAAAACACTGGCCCGCGCATCTGCATATCAACCTGTTACCGCCGGTGCAAAAAGGCGGCTGGGGACGCAAATTAATCGAGCATGAACTGGCGGCGCTGCGCGCTGCGGGCGTCAACGGCGTGCATCTTGGCGTGAGCCTGCAAAATGAGCAGGTTTGCGCTTTCTATCAGCGCCTGGGGTTCAGTCACATCGTGCGCAACAACGCCATTTATATGGGCCAGTTACTCTGAGTGAGGTAGTTCATGACCAGCCTGCGCTTGCAGAATGTTAAAAAGTCGTATGAGCACGTTAACGTCATTCATGGCATCGATCTCACGATCAACAGCGGCGAATTTGTGGTCTTTGTCGGCCCTTCAGGCTGTGGTAAATCTACCTTGCTCCGTATGATCGCCGGGTTAGAAGAGATCAGCAGCGGGCAGTTATTGATTGAAGAAAAAGAGATGACGCACCAGCCTGCAACCGAACGCGGAATTGCGATGGTGTTCCAGTCTTACGCGCTCTACCCGAATATGACAGTGCGCGGTAACCTGGCCTATCCGCTTGAGGTGATGAAAAAGCCGAAAGCGGAGATCGCCAAAGCGATTGAACAGACGGCGGCGCGTCTGCATCTGACCGAATTACTTGATCGTCTGCCGCGCGCCTTATCGGGCGGGCAGCGGCAGCGTGTGGCTATTGGGCGCGCCATCATTCGTCATCCACGCATCTTCCTGTTTGATGAGCCGCTCTCCAATCTGGATGCTGAGCTACGTTTGCAAATGCGTATTGAAATTGCGCGTCTGCATGCCTCGCTGGGCAACACCATGATTTACGTGACGCACGATCAGCTGGAAGCGATGACGCTGGCGGATCGCATCGTAGTGCTGCGTCAGGGACGCATTGAGCAAGTCGGCGCACCGCTGACGCTGTACAAAGATCCCGACAACCTGTTTGTCGCCGGGTTTATTGGCTCGCCAAGAATGAACTTTCTGGCGGCTGAAATCAGTGCGGTAGGTGATGGTGAAGTGCAGTTACGCGTGCCGGAGCTGAATATCAGCGATTTGGTGCTAAAGATTACGGCGCCGTGTCGTGAAGGGCAGCAGCTCAAGCTGGGTATTCGTCCCGAACACTTTCAGCCCGTTGAACAAACCGCACCAGCATTGCAGTTTGAAAGCGAGTTGTCCTTTAGCGAGCTGCTCGGCCACACCAACTATCTCTACCTCGATATTGGTCGTGAGCAGATGTTAGTGGTGGAAGAGCGAGAAACACATCAGCGTGAACTGGGTGCACGGGTGCGGCTGGGCATTTCAGCAGCGCATTGCCTGCTGTTTGATGAACAAGGCCAGCGTCTGCGTTAAACCGCAGCTTGAAAACATGACGTAAAAAGGGCGCCGGGGCGCCCTTTTACCTGCTGAGATTCAGGTGACGGGCTCTTCATCGGCCTCGGCAGCCAGCAGATCAAGCAGCTTATTGATGGCGAAGCCTGCCGCACCCAACGCCCACATGCGATTTGATTCGGTAAGGAACTGCAATGGCGTCATTTGCGGCGTCAACTTTAAGCGATAGGCCTGAAAACTTTGGGTGATATGATCAAGCAGAATACGTGATGCCATGTGCGGCTCCATCGCCAGATAAACCACGTCAGGATCGTAAGCCACAGAGAGGTTTGCCAGCGAAATACCCAGTTCACGCCCCGCTTCTTCTAGCGCCGCTAAAACATCAGGCGTAGGCCGTAGATCTAATGCCTGTAACGTCAGCGCCTCGTCCTGCTCGTCGCGGGCCACACGCTGCAAAATGGCTTTAGAAGAGGCAACCTCCTCCAGCAGACGCATCGAGCCATCCCCGAGCAGCGCATTACCAATCTCACCCGCTTTGCCGTGGCGTCCGCGATAAAGCTGACGATTCAAGACAATCCCCGCACCAATCCCTTTGCCATAAGTCGCGATAATCGCGGATTGTGCCGTGCCCAACTGACCAAACACCAGCGCCGCCATCGCCATCGCGTTGGCGTCGTTTTCAATGAAAACCGGCAGAGAAAAACGCTCTTCTAAAAGCCGTGCGATGGGAACGTTATCCCAGTCCAACACTTTGGAGCGAATACAATAGCCGTTTTCGGCATCCACCAGCCCCGATAACGCCAGACCAATGGCACCAACGCGTTTCCCTTCTACACTGCGCAGGAATTTTGCCAGCGCATCACCGAGTTGGCGTGGCGTCATAGCACCCGACGGCATTTGCTGTTCACCCAGCAGATTGCCGTTGAGGTCGGTCGTAACGATCAGGTTGCGTTCGGCGTTGAGCTGAATTCCAATCACGCTGGCGCGATCGGGATTAAGACCCAGCAGAGTTTTAGGGCGGCCCATGGAGACGCGGCGTAAACCCAGCTCCTGTACCACTTCCTGAGCCAGTAAGCGATTAGTGGCTTGTGATACCGTTGACATGCTGAGTCCGCTGCGCACTTTCAGATCGGATTGACTAATAGGAGCATTTTCAACAATCAGACGCAGGATGCGTGCGGTAACGTTCGGCGCGGTCATAAATCCCTTATGTTATCGATTAACGCGTTGAGCCAGGCTTATAGCACCCGCTAGCGCATCGCATTGCGGGGCCACCAACAGCGCCTGAATGTCTTCAGCAAGCCAGGATTGAATCGGATCGGCGAGTCCGCCCATCAGCGCTAAGCGCCCGGCGCTCAAGGTGGTTAGGCGGCGCACCATCAAGCCGATATCGTCAGCGGTCTGTTGCAATAACGAACGCGCATGCGCATCACCCGCGTCAGCCGCTGCGAAGACAGGCGGCACAACGCGAGCCCAGTCAGCGGGAACTGCATTACGCGTCCACAGCAGCATGGTTTCCGGGCTGCGATCAAACTGCGCCATCAGGCTGTCGGTAAAATCGGTTTTTGGAATAATGTCTTCGTGGGCCAGCAGCGCCAGTCGCAACGCACGGCGTCCTAACTCGGCACCAGAGCCTTGATCGGAAAGCGCAAAACCCCAGCCGCCAAGCAGTGTGAAGTGTTCACCATCCCAGGCGGCGCCCTGGCTGCCGGTGCCGATGATAAATACCGCACCCGGCTCTCCCGCGTGTGCACCCGCACAGGCAATTTCTACATCACTTACTACCCGCAACGCGGCACACGGCGGTTGCCAACTCGCTAGCCGTGCTTTAACTGACGCGACATTCGCACCCGCCAGGCCTGCGACAACGGTGGTTTGTGTCAGCGCCTGCGAAGGTAATCCAGCCTGAGCAATAACCTGGGCAATAAGCTGTTCGGCGCTTTTCAACGCCGCATCATAATCTGACCAAACGTTGGCGGGGCCGCCAATGGCTTCTGCTAACACCGTGCCGTTCGAGGTGAGTCGCGCACGGCATCGTGTACCGCCGCCATCAATGCCAAGGAGATAGTGTGATTGCACGCGCTTCCTCCCGCCTCCACCGTTTTTAGGGTTGTTTCATTAATGACCGAACGATAGGGGAAAAAACTTAAATCGCAATCACAAATAAATATGGCAAAGAAAAAATACAGATTAATCATTATAAAACAGAATATTATCAAAAATCGCTCTTGTACCGCTCGCAGCAAGTTATTGACATTAGTTTTTCTATCGTAATAAGTTGATGGTCAGATTATCAGCAGCTGCGGTGATTCAGCGGCGAGCTTCCACTCTTCAATGTTCAAGAATTTTCCGTCAGGGGTTTAACATGAAAGTAGGCATTATCGGTCTTGGCTTTCGCTTGTCCCATGTAGTGAAAGAGTTCAATAAAGCCGATTCATCATTTTCGGTTGTCGGCTACTGCGATCCAGCCCCCGCCGGGCTACCCAATCTGCACAGTTTTGGCATCGATCCTGGTAAAGCATTTGATTCTATTGAAGCGCTATTGCAGCACGGCGGTTTTGATCTGCTGTTAGTGGGTTCGCCCAATTTCCTCCACCTTGAGCATGTCGGCAAAGCGCTGGCTGCCGGTTTTACCGTGTTTACCGAAAAGCCTGTGGTAATCAATGAAGAACAGACCATGGCGATGGCGAAGCTGGTTAATCAGTATGGCGAGAATAAAATTTTGGTCGGTTTGGTGCTGCGCTATTCGCCGCTGTATCACGATTTGCTGGCGGCGCGCGATGACCGTCGATTAGGTGAAATTACCTCCATTGAAGCGACCGAGCATATCAAGCCTTATCACGGTGCGTTCTTCCAGCGCGACTGGCGTCGTCTGGAGAAATACGCCGGCCCGTATATCCTGGAAAAGTGCTGTCACGATATCGATCTCTACCAAGGCCTTATGGGTGAACGCCCGGTACGCGTAGCCAGCTTTGGTGGACGCAAATCGTTTACGCCGCAACACGCCCCACAAGGTGCGGTGACTGCAGATTCAGAGGTTTATCACGTGAAACCCAGCGGTTGGTCCAGCACCGATGCCGTGTTTGATAGCGATGCCGATATCGTCGATTACCAAACGGCGATCATTGAGTATGCCAGCGGCGCAACGCTGGCTTTTCACGCCAACCTCAACGTACCGGACGAGTTTCGTCGGTTCTGTGTAATGGGAACGGATGGCATGGCGGAAGGCGACTTTGTACGTAACTATTTCCGCGTGCACAATGCCCGAACCGGCGAAAAGGAAGTGGATACCGCTTACAGCGGCAATGCCTACGACGGACACTACGGTGCCGACGCCTTAATGGCTGAAGAGATTGTGAAACACATTAAACAGGGAACGCCACTGAAAGTTTCGGTGGTGGACGCGCTGGAAGCGGGACTCACCGCCATTAAAATCGATGAGGCCCGCAAAACCCGCAGCGTAGTGGATATGACAACAAGCTGGAATACTTTTGACGCCAACCTGGGAAAATAGGCGGCATGTTTTGCCTCCCCTGACGCACGCTTTTCTCCGCGCACGTCAGGCTGCAGTTACTGGACTCTCACTCAACCGGCCTTAAGGCCGGTTTTTCATGGCACCGTTTCATTTTCCAGCTTTTGTCGTTTACGCAAATGTGGGAATAACTTCATCCACAATGCCACCACAATCAGCGTACCGATGCCGCCAATCGCAGCGGCGGGCGCAGCACCCAACCAGGCGGCCAATAAGCCCGACTCAAACTCACCCAGCTGGTTAGAGGTGTTAATAAAGATAGCGTTGACGGCGTTGACTCGGCCGCGCATATCGTCTGGTGTATCAAGTTGCACCAGCGATCCGCGAATCACCATGCTGACCATATCGAAGCCGCCGAGCGCCGCTAATGCAATCAACGACAACCAGAGCTGGCTCGAGAGCGCAAATACCAACGTCGCCACGCCGAAACCCGCCACCGATCCAAACATAATCATGCCGACGTTCTTTTCCAGCTTGTTACGGCTCAGCCATAAACCGACTAATAGTGCACCGATGGAAGGCGCACCGCGCAACATGCCTAATCCCCAAGGTCCGGTATGCAGGATATCTTTGGCAAAAATCGGCAGTAGCGCAGTGGCACCGCCCAACAGCACGGCAAACAGATCAAGCGAAATCACACCCAATACATCTTTGCGCTCACGGATAAAGTGAATACCGGCAAACAGGTTTTTCATGTTCATCGGCAGCCGAACTTGCGGTGGACGCTCGTAGCGCAAACGGCTCACCAGAATCAATGAGATCAGATAAAACAAGCCTGAGACGCCATACACCACATCGGGACCCGCAACGTAAAGCAAGCCGCCCAAAGTCGGCCCGACGATGACCGCTGCCTGGCCGCC
This window harbors:
- a CDS encoding carbohydrate ABC transporter permease, which translates into the protein MLNQSGWRNFLYFLPAVLVYAVFLLLPLLASLGVSFTEWDGTSLPIFTGISNYMRMFSDPIFWVALGNNAVLMLFYTLLPISIGLLLCSFLYDTRNNKERSVLRILFFLPYIMPMAVLGVVWRWLYNPAFGPIDQVLRAIGLPQLALSWLGDFTWALPAVGMVATWYFFGFCLVLFMAGLQRMDPSLLEAADLDGSSRRQKFMRITLPGLRPELRIALLLTVIASLKAFDLVYVMTQGGPGTSTMVTNIFMYKQGFDLHYFGYASSVAVFSMMIVLIINYLIHLALKERY
- a CDS encoding ABC transporter substrate-binding protein, giving the protein MSSSSVRSFRIRNVRALSRLIAAGLLVSSVSYAAPAVTLNEWDIYNYPQQTEAVDQGIKAFSQQNPGIVINRSVHSFEDTRIPLKLALTAGDGPQIAQVNQGGGDMGSLVKDKLLVPLDSYASSDGWTTRFPDSILKRNRWSDSGDFGSGKLYGVASLGEMVGLYYNKALLDKAGIAVPKTLPELESAMAKLKEQGVPPMMLGLLDGNMGQQLLSTIWQAQIESSDRKKLDDLIYDVGGTFKDNKLVKAANMMKSWNEKGYLFPGFQGIGHDDAATLFQNGQAAFLISGTWYLGQFKDNKDIHFAAMPAGEGVQHALMVGGTDLAFSVTSTAKSKEQQDAAAKFIDYMVSDTMANRWLSVGFLPASTNKEAKMPADNALLAEAYQVWLTLNAHDGLGHYVDWATPTMNAELNQNVQLLLGGRQTADQMVNNFDNNYQRYLQTLKK
- a CDS encoding GNAT family N-acetyltransferase encodes the protein MANQPVIRPATPADFPALYRICLQTANVGTDASALYADPEYPGQRFAVPYARFAPDFAFVLESESEVMGYVVAAPDTRAFEAQLAAEWWPVLQQKYQHRQPVAAFDSKILDSINHPDAAAEQLVKHWPAHLHINLLPPVQKGGWGRKLIEHELAALRAAGVNGVHLGVSLQNEQVCAFYQRLGFSHIVRNNAIYMGQLL
- a CDS encoding ABC transporter ATP-binding protein, whose amino-acid sequence is MTSLRLQNVKKSYEHVNVIHGIDLTINSGEFVVFVGPSGCGKSTLLRMIAGLEEISSGQLLIEEKEMTHQPATERGIAMVFQSYALYPNMTVRGNLAYPLEVMKKPKAEIAKAIEQTAARLHLTELLDRLPRALSGGQRQRVAIGRAIIRHPRIFLFDEPLSNLDAELRLQMRIEIARLHASLGNTMIYVTHDQLEAMTLADRIVVLRQGRIEQVGAPLTLYKDPDNLFVAGFIGSPRMNFLAAEISAVGDGEVQLRVPELNISDLVLKITAPCREGQQLKLGIRPEHFQPVEQTAPALQFESELSFSELLGHTNYLYLDIGREQMLVVEERETHQRELGARVRLGISAAHCLLFDEQGQRLR
- a CDS encoding ROK family transcriptional regulator, which codes for MTAPNVTARILRLIVENAPISQSDLKVRSGLSMSTVSQATNRLLAQEVVQELGLRRVSMGRPKTLLGLNPDRASVIGIQLNAERNLIVTTDLNGNLLGEQQMPSGAMTPRQLGDALAKFLRSVEGKRVGAIGLALSGLVDAENGYCIRSKVLDWDNVPIARLLEERFSLPVFIENDANAMAMAALVFGQLGTAQSAIIATYGKGIGAGIVLNRQLYRGRHGKAGEIGNALLGDGSMRLLEEVASSKAILQRVARDEQDEALTLQALDLRPTPDVLAALEEAGRELGISLANLSVAYDPDVVYLAMEPHMASRILLDHITQSFQAYRLKLTPQMTPLQFLTESNRMWALGAAGFAINKLLDLLAAEADEEPVT
- a CDS encoding BadF/BadG/BcrA/BcrD ATPase family protein; protein product: MQSHYLLGIDGGGTRCRARLTSNGTVLAEAIGGPANVWSDYDAALKSAEQLIAQVIAQAGLPSQALTQTTVVAGLAGANVASVKARLASWQPPCAALRVVSDVEIACAGAHAGEPGAVFIIGTGSQGAAWDGEHFTLLGGWGFALSDQGSGAELGRRALRLALLAHEDIIPKTDFTDSLMAQFDRSPETMLLWTRNAVPADWARVVPPVFAAADAGDAHARSLLQQTADDIGLMVRRLTTLSAGRLALMGGLADPIQSWLAEDIQALLVAPQCDALAGAISLAQRVNR
- a CDS encoding Gfo/Idh/MocA family protein; this translates as MKVGIIGLGFRLSHVVKEFNKADSSFSVVGYCDPAPAGLPNLHSFGIDPGKAFDSIEALLQHGGFDLLLVGSPNFLHLEHVGKALAAGFTVFTEKPVVINEEQTMAMAKLVNQYGENKILVGLVLRYSPLYHDLLAARDDRRLGEITSIEATEHIKPYHGAFFQRDWRRLEKYAGPYILEKCCHDIDLYQGLMGERPVRVASFGGRKSFTPQHAPQGAVTADSEVYHVKPSGWSSTDAVFDSDADIVDYQTAIIEYASGATLAFHANLNVPDEFRRFCVMGTDGMAEGDFVRNYFRVHNARTGEKEVDTAYSGNAYDGHYGADALMAEEIVKHIKQGTPLKVSVVDALEAGLTAIKIDEARKTRSVVDMTTSWNTFDANLGK
- a CDS encoding MFS transporter, with amino-acid sequence MGFMASAAEDSLLRHRAFVAFWLARTCSSFGFQMFSVAISWQIYALTNSALALGMIGLMQFLPSVLLALPAGHLADQFDRRRIVLFGQLIEFAALAALVMLTLFHWADKTALWGLVFMISVAKALEWPAMSSMLPALVPPSMLARAMASNAVGGQAAVIVGPTLGGLLYVAGPDVVYGVSGLFYLISLILVSRLRYERPPQVRLPMNMKNLFAGIHFIRERKDVLGVISLDLFAVLLGGATALLPIFAKDILHTGPWGLGMLRGAPSIGALLVGLWLSRNKLEKNVGMIMFGSVAGFGVATLVFALSSQLWLSLIALAALGGFDMVSMVIRGSLVQLDTPDDMRGRVNAVNAIFINTSNQLGEFESGLLAAWLGAAPAAAIGGIGTLIVVALWMKLFPHLRKRQKLENETVP